The Geomonas agri genome contains the following window.
AGGAAATACTCTCCGTCGAGAACGTCTCCGCCGATACCAGTCCCATCATCAAGCTGGTCAACTCCACCATCCTCGATGCCCTGTCCCGGCGCGCCTCGGATATCCATATCGAAACCGCACAGGAAGGGGTCATCATCAAGTACCGTATCGACGGCGTGCTCTACAAGGCCACCGACCCGATCGACAACCACTTCCAGGCACCGCTCATCTCCAGGCTCAAGGTCATGAGCGAACTGGACATCTCCGAGCGGCGCATCCCGCAGGACGGCAGGTTCAAGGTGAGGATCGGCGCCAAGTCAATCGACTTCCGCGTCTCGATCATGCCTAGCGCCTTCGGCGAGGATGCCGTTATCCGTATCCTCGACAAGGAGAGCATTGCCAGCGACCTGCGCGGTCTCACCCTGGAGACGCTCGGCATGGCGTCCCACGAGATCAAGCGCTTCAGAAAGATGATCAAGGAACCCTACGGCATGGTGCTGGTCACCGGGCCCACCGGTTCCGGCAAGACCACCACGCTCTACGGGGCCCTCACCGAGATCCACACCGGTCTGGAAAAGATCATCACCATCGAGGACCCGGTCGAGTACGTCCTTTCCGGTATCACCCAAATCCCGGTCAACGAGAAGAAGGGGCTTACCTTCGCCCGCGGTCTGCGCTCGGTTTTGCGCCACGACCCAGACAAGATCATGGTTGGCGAGATCCGCGACTCGGAGACTGCCCAGATCGCGGTGCAGTCGGCGCTGACCGGTCACCTCGTCTTCACCACCGTGCACGCCAACAACGTCTTTGACGTCATCGGCCGCTTCACCCACATGGGGATCGACCCGTACAACTTCGTCGCCTGCCTCAACTGTGTTATGGCGCAGCGCCTGGTCCGCAAGATCTGCCCTTCCTGCAAGAAGGCGATCACTGTCTCTGACGAGGAACTGCGCGAGTCGGCCATCGACCCGGAGCGCGCCCGCGGACTCACCCTGTACGAGGCCCGCGGCTGTGACGACTGCAACGGCACCGGTTACCGGGGCCGTTCCGCCATCGTGGAACTGCTCGACCTCAACGACGAAATCCGCGAGCTGATCATCTCCAAGGCACCCATCGCCGCCCTGAAAAAGGCCGCCAAGGCCGCCGGGACCATGTTCCTCAGGGAGTCGGCCGTGGCCAAGGTGCTAGCCGGCGAGACGACGATCAAGGAGATCAACCGTGTCACCTTCGTGGAATAGGTGCCAGCTATGCTAATGTCCGGAAAAAGCCTTGGGCTTGAGCTCTCCGCCGCCGGCTTCAGCTTCGCCCTGGCCAGCGGTGGCAAGACCCCCACGATCGAGGCGGGGCTCACACTGCCGTTCGCGCCGGGCCTTTTGGCCCTGTCGCGCCGCGACCCGAACGTTGCCGACGCCAGGGCCTTCGTCGCCGCTCTCAAGGAGGCGCACCTGCGCCTTCTGACCAAGGAGCGCAGCGTCTGCGTTTCGCTCCCCGATGCCGTGGGACGCGTTGTGCTCCTCGACCTTGAGGCGCGCTTCAGGAACCGCGAGGAGGGGCTCGACGTCATTCGCTGGAAGCTCAAAAAGAGTCTCCCATTCGAGATCGGGGCGGTGCACCTTGACTACCAGACCCTGGAGGAGAAGGAGAACGGTTCGGTATCGCTTCTCGTGTCGCTGATCTCCCGGCCGGTGGTACTGCAATACGAGGAACTCCTCATCGAGGCGGGTCTTGAGCCCAAGCTGATCGACTTCACCTCGTTCAACCTGTACCGCCTGTTCCAGCCCAGGCTTGACCTGTCCGAGGATGGCGCCTTCGTTTCCTTCTATCAGGGTGCGATGACGGTGCTGATCTTCAACGGCGGCGTGCTGAGCTTTTACCGGACCAAGGAAGGGGTGGGGGATGTGCAGAACCTGTTCCGCGAGGTGAACAGCTCCTTCCTGGTCTACGACGACCAGACTTCCGGGCAGAGCGTCAGCGAGGTCTTCTGCACCGCAGCTCCCGGTGATGCCGAGGCCTTCCGCGCCCTCGTGGCAGAGGCGAGCGGCCTGGAGCCGGTACTGCTCGACGTGGAGCGCCTGGTCCAGCAGGCACCCGCCCTGGGATTGGATCGACCGGGGCTGCATGCGTTGTCCGGTGCACTGGGCGCCGCGCTGAGGAGCCTGTGATATGAAACTCACCATCAACCTGGCCACCAGGCGCTACGTCAACCTGCCCCAGCTCAACGCCATCTTGACCGTGTCGTTCGTCATCCTGGTGCTGCTCCTGGTTTACCTGGTGCGTGAGGTGGCCAACAACCAGGTCGAGATCAACAAGATCAAGAGCCAGAGTGCAGCGGCGAGTCGCGGGCCTGCGGGTGCAGCTCCCATCCCTGCCGAGCAGATGACGGCGCTGGAGGCAAAGATTGCCTTCGCCAACACCCTCATTGACCACAAGTCGGTGAACTGGCTCGCCATGCTGGACAAGCTGGAGCTGGTGGTGCCGGCAGGGGTGGCCCTGACCCAGGTCGAGCCGGACCCCAAGGACCCGCAGGTCTTGAAACTGTCCGGCGCCGCCCTCAACTTCGGAAACCTGCGCACGCTGCTGGAGAACATGGAGCAGTCTCCTAACTTCTCCGATGTCTACTTGTTGAGCCAGAACGAGCGCAAGGTTGGTAAGGACCAGCAAGGATTTGGTTTCTCACTCTCGTGCAAGGTCAGTAACCGATGAACTACCAGATGCTACTCGACATGTTGGTCGCACGGCGCAAATCCTTCGCCTTCATCGGTTTCCTGGCGCTGCTCGTCCTGGCCGCTGAGCTCTATATCTCCAGCTACCAGCGACCGGAGTTGGGAAAGGTCCAGCAGGCCTGGTTCGCCAAGCGTGACGCATTGGCCCGCGGTGAGACCCAGGCAGATGCGACCAAGTACCAGCAGGGCATGCGCGACCTCGACGAGTTCCGCAAGTACCTGGTCCCGAAAAAAGAGCTGCCCGCGCTGCTCACCCGACTCTACGACACGGCGAAGAAGAACTCGGTCGCCCTGAACGGCATTACCTACAAGCCGGGCAAGGAAAAGGTGAAAGGGAGCCAGGTTCTGACCTACGGCATCTCCTTTAATGCGACCGGCAAGTACGGGTCGGTGAAGAGCTTTTTGGCCGACCTTGCGCGTCTCCGGGAAATGCTGGTCATCGAGGGCGTATCCCTGAGCAACACGAGCGCGACCGAAGAAAACGTAGAACTGAGGATCTCGACCACGGTCTACCTGACGGAGGGGGCATGAATCGCCAGAAACTAGCGCTTTTCCTGCTGCTCCTCGTCTTCGCGGGGTCCGTCGTCTACGCGATAGTGCGCTCGCCGCGGCAGCAGCAGGTGGCCACACTGAAGAACCAGCCCGGCGCCAGGGCCACCGTGCTCAGGAAGAAGCCTGATCTCGCACCCAAAGCGGCAGCACCGGCAGCCGGCGTGGTGCATCTCGACCTGCTGCAGCGGGAGAAACCCGGTTTCAGCGGTTTCAGGCGCAACATCTTCTCCCCCATCTTCAGGGACGAGCAGAAGCTGGCAAACCTGAAACTGCCGCCGCCACCGCCTCCCCCCAAGAAATTGCCCCCGCTGCCCGCGGCCTTGCCGGTGGTGCCACCGCCGCCGCCACCGCCGCCGACCCAGGAGCAACTGGACGAGGCCGAGCTGGGCAAGTTCGTCTTCATAGGATTTCTGAAGAAGGGGACCGCGCGGACCGTGTTCCTCTCCAAGGGAGGCGAGATCTTCCTGGCCAGGAAGGGCGGCCAAGTGGGCTCGAGGTTCCAGGTCTCCAACATCACCGATGATGCCATCACCATCAAGTCGATGCAGACCGACCGACAACTGGTGATTCCGCTGGTAGAGAATCGGTCGCTCAGCGTGCGCCGCGCCAGTGCCAGTCCCAGGCCTTAAGGAGCAACTTCATGCATAGACTAAGATCGATCTCAACCCTGATGCTGCTGACCCTGGCCCTCTCCGGTTGTGCGGCGGGGCGTACTGCTTTCAGCAAGGCAGAGCAGCTCGAGCACGAAGGGAATCTGGATGCCGCGTTGGTCAAGTATGCCGAGGTAGCCTCCAAACACCCGGAGGTAGGTGAGTATCGGGTAAAGCTCATGAATGTCACCCAGGCCGCCAGCAAGGTGCATTTTAAGAAGGCCGAGGCGTTCTTCGACAAGAAGAATTACGACGATGCCCTCAGGGAGTACCAGACCGCCTACGCCATGGACCCGACCTATGTCGAGGCGAAGAACCGCGCGGACCAGACGCTCAAGCTGAGAAACGCCCAGACCTACCTCGCGGAGGGGTTGGACTTCGAGCGGGACCACAAGCTGCGCGAGGCGATGAATTCGTACCAGCACGTACTGCAGTTCGAGCCGGGTAACAAGGCGGCCCGGGAAGGGCTGGACCGCATCCTGGCCGGGAAGAAGCAGAAGCTGGACGGCTTCGAGCTGAACCTGAAGTCTACTAAGCCGATCACGCTCAAGTTCAAGGACGCCAAGCTCAAGGACATCTTCAACATCCTGACCCAGCTCTCCGGGATCAACTTCGTCTTCGACGATGGGGTAAAGGACGTCAACGTTTCGCTGCACCTGGAGAACGGCAGCTTTCAGCAGGCAATGGAACTGTTGACCGGAATGCAGAAACTGGAAAAGAAGGTGCTCAACGAGAGCACCATCATCATCTATCCCAAAACCCCGGACAAGCTGAAGCAGTACGAGGAACTCTTCGTCCAGACCTTCTACCTGAACAAGCTGGACGCCAAGAAGGCGGTGAACCTGGTGCGCACCATGCTCCAGGTGAAGAAGATCTACGTGAACGAGGAGGCCAATGCCCTGGTCATCCGCGACACCCCCGAAGTGGTGGAGGTGGCGCGCAAGATCCTCGAGGCCAACGATGTTCCTGACGCCGAGGTGCTCCTCGATGTCGAGGTCTTCGAGCTTTCCAAGTCCGGCTCCGAGACCTTTGGCCTTGCCCTTTCCAGCTATGCGGCCTCGCTCGGGGTAACCGGGCCCCAGGGCAAGTTCCTCTCCGATGCCTTGAGCACCACCACGACCACGTCGACCACCACCGGGACCTCCACCACGGTGGCCGACGTCAGTAATCTGCTCAACGTCTTCAGTGTGAGGGGGTACAACGGCTACCTCACGGTGCCTAACGCCACCTTCAATTTCGGTAAGACCCTCTCCAACGGCGAGACGCTGTCCAACCCGAAGATCAGGGTAAAGAACCGCGAGAAGGCCAAGTTCAACGTCGGTACCAGGGTACCGATCACGACCACCTCTTCCACCTCCACCGGTACCAGCGTCAACGTCCAGTACGTGGACGTCGGTGTCAAGGTGAACGCCGAGCCGACCATCCAGTTGAACAACGAAGTATCCATCAAGCTCGGCCTGGAGGTGAGTTCCATCCTCGGCAGGGAGAAGGTCGGCACCGACCAGGCCACCACCGTGGTAACCATCGGGACCAGGAACCTCGACACCGTCCTGTCCCTGAAGGATGGTGAGACCAGCATCATCGGCGGCTTGATGCAGAAGAACGACACCGACAGCAAGAAGAAGGTGTTCCTGCTGGGCGACATCCCCGTGCTTGGCAACCTCTTTTCCAGCACCGGCAAGGCGAACGACAAGAGCGAGTTGTTGCTGGCCATCACCCCGAGGATCGTGCGCGGCGTGACGGTGCCGGAGAACGACGTGGCGGCCTTCTGGTCGGGCCGCGAAGACGAGCCCTCCACCAACAAGCCGTACCAATCCTTCGTAGAACCCGAGTTCGCCGATACGGCCGCTCCGGCCAAGGCAGTCCCC
Protein-coding sequences here:
- a CDS encoding GspE/PulE family protein, which encodes MLKPFKRQRLGDILLEHGELTNDQLAYVLDKQQSTKERLGTICIADGLISDVALARALAQQFGLEFIDLKGVRPDESLFNIVPPEVMFRYHFVPLELQGDLLVVAISDPTAVLQLDEMSLLLERPLTFKVAAESEIGQYLKRGEGTSRVLKEVSEDFMLQLVTETEKGEEILSVENVSADTSPIIKLVNSTILDALSRRASDIHIETAQEGVIIKYRIDGVLYKATDPIDNHFQAPLISRLKVMSELDISERRIPQDGRFKVRIGAKSIDFRVSIMPSAFGEDAVIRILDKESIASDLRGLTLETLGMASHEIKRFRKMIKEPYGMVLVTGPTGSGKTTTLYGALTEIHTGLEKIITIEDPVEYVLSGITQIPVNEKKGLTFARGLRSVLRHDPDKIMVGEIRDSETAQIAVQSALTGHLVFTTVHANNVFDVIGRFTHMGIDPYNFVACLNCVMAQRLVRKICPSCKKAITVSDEELRESAIDPERARGLTLYEARGCDDCNGTGYRGRSAIVELLDLNDEIRELIISKAPIAALKKAAKAAGTMFLRESAVAKVLAGETTIKEINRVTFVE
- the pilM gene encoding type IV pilus biogenesis protein PilM — translated: MLMSGKSLGLELSAAGFSFALASGGKTPTIEAGLTLPFAPGLLALSRRDPNVADARAFVAALKEAHLRLLTKERSVCVSLPDAVGRVVLLDLEARFRNREEGLDVIRWKLKKSLPFEIGAVHLDYQTLEEKENGSVSLLVSLISRPVVLQYEELLIEAGLEPKLIDFTSFNLYRLFQPRLDLSEDGAFVSFYQGAMTVLIFNGGVLSFYRTKEGVGDVQNLFREVNSSFLVYDDQTSGQSVSEVFCTAAPGDAEAFRALVAEASGLEPVLLDVERLVQQAPALGLDRPGLHALSGALGAALRSL
- a CDS encoding PilN domain-containing protein — its product is MKLTINLATRRYVNLPQLNAILTVSFVILVLLLVYLVREVANNQVEINKIKSQSAAASRGPAGAAPIPAEQMTALEAKIAFANTLIDHKSVNWLAMLDKLELVVPAGVALTQVEPDPKDPQVLKLSGAALNFGNLRTLLENMEQSPNFSDVYLLSQNERKVGKDQQGFGFSLSCKVSNR
- the pilO gene encoding type 4a pilus biogenesis protein PilO; this encodes MNYQMLLDMLVARRKSFAFIGFLALLVLAAELYISSYQRPELGKVQQAWFAKRDALARGETQADATKYQQGMRDLDEFRKYLVPKKELPALLTRLYDTAKKNSVALNGITYKPGKEKVKGSQVLTYGISFNATGKYGSVKSFLADLARLREMLVIEGVSLSNTSATEENVELRISTTVYLTEGA
- a CDS encoding type II secretion system protein PulP, with the protein product MNRQKLALFLLLLVFAGSVVYAIVRSPRQQQVATLKNQPGARATVLRKKPDLAPKAAAPAAGVVHLDLLQREKPGFSGFRRNIFSPIFRDEQKLANLKLPPPPPPPKKLPPLPAALPVVPPPPPPPPTQEQLDEAELGKFVFIGFLKKGTARTVFLSKGGEIFLARKGGQVGSRFQVSNITDDAITIKSMQTDRQLVIPLVENRSLSVRRASASPRP
- a CDS encoding secretin N-terminal domain-containing protein is translated as MHRLRSISTLMLLTLALSGCAAGRTAFSKAEQLEHEGNLDAALVKYAEVASKHPEVGEYRVKLMNVTQAASKVHFKKAEAFFDKKNYDDALREYQTAYAMDPTYVEAKNRADQTLKLRNAQTYLAEGLDFERDHKLREAMNSYQHVLQFEPGNKAAREGLDRILAGKKQKLDGFELNLKSTKPITLKFKDAKLKDIFNILTQLSGINFVFDDGVKDVNVSLHLENGSFQQAMELLTGMQKLEKKVLNESTIIIYPKTPDKLKQYEELFVQTFYLNKLDAKKAVNLVRTMLQVKKIYVNEEANALVIRDTPEVVEVARKILEANDVPDAEVLLDVEVFELSKSGSETFGLALSSYAASLGVTGPQGKFLSDALSTTTTTSTTTGTSTTVADVSNLLNVFSVRGYNGYLTVPNATFNFGKTLSNGETLSNPKIRVKNREKAKFNVGTRVPITTTSSTSTGTSVNVQYVDVGVKVNAEPTIQLNNEVSIKLGLEVSSILGREKVGTDQATTVVTIGTRNLDTVLSLKDGETSIIGGLMQKNDTDSKKKVFLLGDIPVLGNLFSSTGKANDKSELLLAITPRIVRGVTVPENDVAAFWSGREDEPSTNKPYQSFVEPEFADTAAPAKAVPAQATPAKKPAPVPVPAVPAVPAVPGAPAGPAPAVVPAPVPGAAPAVPGAATVPAAEVPDAAGGAEGEAAVEIPAEPGVEAAAAIPAQTPTPAELGGAANAAAAAAAAAAAAAPKATTPVPLEKALIALSLPSSVKLNDQFAVQVNASGMKDLEKAVFVLSYDPKVLEVMAQTEGDMLKASGKPSTFQSFADKKKGEVWMSGSKGEGGSGNGVLALVTFKAIGQGSTPLSFSNTSFTQKGGGALAVTPFKSVVEVK